Proteins from one Arthrobacter sp. Soc17.1.1.1 genomic window:
- the purL gene encoding phosphoribosylformylglycinamidine synthase subunit PurL, whose amino-acid sequence MTAETTRKFNIDTVANAEATPGQALPWAELGLKENEYQRVEEILGRRPTGAELAMYSVMWSEHCSYKSSKVHLRQFGEKVTDAMKEHLLVGIGENAGVVDIGDGWAVTFKVESHNHPSFVEPYQGAATGVGGIVRDIISMGARPVAVMDPLRFGAIDHPDTARLVHGIVAGIGGYGNSLGLPNIGGEVVFDSVYQGNPLVNALAVGVLRHEDIRLANASGAGNRVVLFGARTGGDGIGGASVLASESFDSSKPSKRPAVQVGDPFAEKVLIECCLELFKASVVEGIQDLGAAGISCATSELASNGDGGMHVELTNVLLRDPSLTPGEILMSESQERMMAVVTPENVAAFEAIMDKWAVEYSWLGEVTDTGRLIIEWDGEKIVDVDPRTVAHEGPVYERPYHRPEWLDGVQADTFGPERPADLREAVLELMASPNMCGKDWVTDQYDRYVQGNTALAMPDDAGVVRVDEETGLGVAISTDANGRYSYLNPYEGARLALAEAYRNVATSGAVPLAVTDCLNFGSPEDPEVMWQFAETVRGLADACQELGVPVTGGNVSLYNQTGGVAIHPTPVVGVLGVFDDVARRTPSGWREDGQAVYLLGTTADELDGSEWANLRGHLGGQPPALDLTAEKTLAAILVNCSRDGMIDAAHDLSEGGLAAGLSEMALRFGVGARIGLDEVCERDGIDAFTALFSESQARAVVSVPRSEEVRFNDMCTARNFPTMRIGVVDTENGALDVQGCFTLPLDVLREAHEGTLPKHFA is encoded by the coding sequence ATGACTGCGGAGACCACGCGGAAGTTCAACATCGACACGGTCGCGAACGCCGAGGCCACCCCGGGGCAGGCGCTCCCCTGGGCCGAGCTCGGCCTCAAGGAGAACGAGTACCAGCGTGTCGAGGAGATCCTCGGCCGCCGCCCCACCGGTGCCGAGCTCGCCATGTACTCGGTGATGTGGAGCGAGCACTGCTCCTACAAGTCCTCCAAGGTGCACCTGCGCCAGTTCGGCGAGAAGGTCACCGACGCCATGAAGGAGCACCTGCTCGTGGGCATCGGCGAGAACGCCGGCGTCGTCGACATCGGGGACGGCTGGGCCGTGACCTTCAAGGTGGAGAGCCACAACCACCCGTCCTTCGTGGAGCCCTACCAGGGCGCGGCGACCGGCGTCGGCGGGATCGTCCGCGACATCATCTCGATGGGCGCGCGCCCGGTCGCGGTCATGGATCCGCTGCGCTTCGGGGCGATCGACCACCCCGACACCGCGCGCCTCGTGCACGGGATCGTGGCCGGCATCGGCGGCTACGGCAACTCCCTCGGCCTGCCGAACATCGGCGGCGAGGTGGTCTTCGACTCCGTGTACCAGGGCAACCCGCTGGTCAACGCGCTCGCCGTCGGCGTGCTGCGGCACGAGGACATCCGCCTCGCCAACGCCTCCGGCGCCGGCAACAGGGTGGTCCTCTTCGGTGCCCGCACCGGTGGCGACGGCATCGGCGGCGCCTCGGTGCTCGCATCGGAGTCCTTCGACTCCTCGAAGCCCTCGAAGCGCCCCGCGGTGCAGGTGGGCGATCCGTTCGCCGAGAAGGTGCTCATCGAGTGCTGCCTCGAGCTGTTCAAGGCCTCCGTGGTCGAGGGCATCCAGGACCTCGGCGCGGCGGGCATCTCCTGCGCGACGTCGGAGCTGGCCTCCAACGGCGACGGCGGCATGCACGTGGAGCTCACCAACGTGCTGCTCCGCGACCCGTCCCTCACGCCGGGCGAGATCCTCATGTCGGAGTCGCAGGAACGCATGATGGCCGTGGTGACGCCCGAGAACGTGGCCGCGTTCGAGGCGATCATGGACAAGTGGGCCGTGGAGTACTCCTGGCTCGGCGAGGTCACCGACACGGGCCGCCTCATCATCGAGTGGGACGGCGAGAAGATCGTCGACGTCGACCCCCGCACGGTCGCGCACGAGGGGCCCGTCTACGAGCGCCCCTACCACCGTCCCGAGTGGCTCGACGGCGTCCAGGCGGACACCTTCGGGCCCGAGCGGCCCGCGGACCTGCGCGAGGCCGTCCTCGAGCTCATGGCCTCGCCGAACATGTGCGGGAAGGACTGGGTGACCGACCAGTACGACCGCTACGTCCAGGGCAACACCGCGCTCGCGATGCCCGACGACGCCGGCGTGGTCCGCGTCGACGAGGAGACCGGCCTCGGCGTCGCAATCTCCACCGACGCCAACGGCCGGTACTCGTACCTGAACCCGTACGAGGGCGCGCGCCTGGCTCTCGCCGAGGCGTACCGCAACGTGGCGACCTCGGGTGCCGTGCCGCTCGCCGTCACCGACTGCCTGAACTTCGGCTCCCCCGAGGACCCGGAGGTCATGTGGCAGTTCGCCGAGACCGTCCGCGGGCTCGCGGACGCCTGCCAGGAACTCGGGGTGCCGGTGACCGGCGGCAACGTCTCGCTCTACAACCAGACCGGCGGTGTCGCCATCCACCCGACCCCCGTGGTCGGCGTGCTCGGCGTGTTCGACGACGTCGCCCGGCGCACGCCGTCGGGCTGGCGCGAGGACGGCCAGGCCGTCTACCTGCTGGGGACGACGGCGGACGAGCTGGACGGCTCGGAGTGGGCCAACCTGCGCGGCCACCTCGGCGGACAGCCCCCGGCCCTGGACCTCACCGCCGAGAAGACGCTCGCCGCGATCCTCGTGAACTGCTCGCGCGACGGCATGATCGACGCCGCCCATGACCTCTCCGAGGGCGGGCTCGCCGCCGGCCTCAGCGAGATGGCCCTGCGCTTCGGCGTCGGCGCGCGCATCGGCCTCGACGAGGTGTGCGAGCGCGACGGCATCGACGCGTTCACCGCACTGTTCAGCGAGAGCCAGGCCCGCGCCGTCGTCAGCGTCCCCCGCTCGGAGGAGGTCCGCTTCAACGACATGTGCACGGCCCGGAACTTCCCGACCATGCGCATCGGCGTGGTGGACACGGAGAACGGGGCGCTCGACGTGCAGGGTTGCTTCACGCTGCCGCTGGACGTGCTGCGCGAAGCCCACGAGGGGACCCTGCCGAAGCACTTCGCCTGA
- the purQ gene encoding phosphoribosylformylglycinamidine synthase subunit PurQ translates to MSVETPLIGEPQPLADSGNSPLDGVTVGVVTFPGTLDDRDAARAVRLAGGSAVQLWHGDHDLRGVDAVIIPGGFSYGDYLRAGAISRFAPLMEQITAAASGGADALPVLGICNGFQVLTEAHLLPGSMIKNESLHFLCRDQRLRVENAGTMWTSEYAQGEELVIPLKNQDGQFVADDRTLDELEGEGRVVFRYVDGNPNGSRRDIAGISNAAGNVVGLMPHPEHAVEAGFGPDSSARGPVDVRGGTDGLGIFTSVLKKLVG, encoded by the coding sequence GTGAGCGTCGAGACCCCCCTGATCGGGGAACCCCAGCCGCTCGCCGACAGCGGGAACAGCCCGCTCGACGGCGTCACCGTCGGCGTCGTCACGTTCCCCGGCACCCTGGACGACCGCGACGCGGCCCGCGCCGTGCGGCTCGCCGGCGGCAGCGCCGTCCAGCTCTGGCACGGCGACCACGACCTGCGGGGCGTCGACGCCGTCATCATCCCCGGCGGCTTCTCGTACGGCGACTACCTGCGCGCCGGTGCCATCTCCCGGTTCGCGCCGCTCATGGAACAGATCACCGCGGCGGCCTCCGGCGGCGCGGACGCCCTCCCCGTGCTGGGCATCTGCAACGGGTTCCAGGTCCTCACCGAGGCGCACCTGCTGCCCGGATCGATGATCAAGAACGAGTCCCTGCACTTCCTCTGCCGCGACCAGCGCCTGCGTGTCGAGAACGCCGGCACGATGTGGACCTCGGAGTACGCACAGGGCGAGGAACTCGTCATCCCGCTCAAGAACCAGGACGGCCAGTTCGTCGCCGACGACCGCACCCTCGACGAGCTCGAGGGCGAGGGCCGCGTGGTCTTCCGCTACGTCGATGGCAACCCCAACGGCTCGCGCCGCGACATCGCCGGCATCTCGAACGCCGCCGGCAACGTCGTCGGGCTCATGCCGCATCCCGAGCACGCCGTCGAGGCGGGCTTCGGCCCCGACTCCTCGGCGCGCGGACCCGTGGACGTGCGCGGCGGCACCGACGGCCTCGGCATCTTCACCTCGGTACTCAAGAAACTGGTGGGCTAA
- the purS gene encoding phosphoribosylformylglycinamidine synthase subunit PurS, whose protein sequence is MPRIVVDVMPKPEILDPQGKAIAGALPRIGLTGFAAVRQGKRFELTVDGEVTDELLEQARHAATTLLSNPVIEDVTRVEVLGEDGQ, encoded by the coding sequence ATGCCCCGGATTGTTGTCGACGTCATGCCCAAGCCCGAGATCCTCGACCCGCAGGGTAAGGCGATCGCAGGGGCACTCCCCCGGATCGGCCTCACCGGTTTCGCCGCCGTCCGCCAGGGCAAGCGGTTCGAGCTGACCGTGGACGGTGAGGTCACCGACGAACTCCTCGAGCAGGCCCGCCACGCCGCCACCACGCTGCTGTCCAACCCCGTCATCGAGGACGTCACCCGCGTGGAGGTCCTCGGGGAGGACGGCCAGTGA
- a CDS encoding SSI family serine proteinase inhibitor: MTPDPRSTGRRPSRAVARLALPLAALSLALAACTQGGPPAEPTDQETAVQSSTPQPSPTGTPTADGSPTPPAPSAPPATPTDAPSTPAAAGDNALLTISLQQDAGAEPVQYVLECVDGAPGPASTLPGAEAACAALARLGTAFFTAQPNKDVMCTQQYAGPQTASITGDFNGTSVLASFALTDGCEISRWDRARDLLGSPGTL; encoded by the coding sequence ATGACACCCGACCCGCGATCGACCGGACGTCGACCCAGCCGCGCCGTCGCACGCCTCGCCCTCCCCCTCGCGGCTCTCTCCCTCGCCCTGGCGGCCTGCACCCAGGGCGGGCCACCGGCCGAACCGACAGATCAGGAAACCGCCGTGCAGTCCTCCACTCCCCAGCCCTCGCCCACCGGCACCCCCACGGCGGACGGCAGCCCGACGCCCCCGGCGCCCTCGGCGCCCCCTGCGACGCCGACCGACGCGCCCTCGACCCCGGCCGCCGCCGGGGACAACGCCCTGCTCACCATCTCCCTCCAGCAGGACGCCGGTGCGGAGCCCGTGCAGTACGTCCTCGAGTGCGTCGACGGCGCACCCGGCCCCGCCTCGACCCTCCCGGGCGCCGAGGCGGCCTGCGCGGCCCTCGCCCGGCTCGGCACGGCGTTCTTCACGGCGCAGCCGAACAAGGACGTCATGTGCACGCAGCAGTACGCCGGACCGCAGACCGCGAGCATCACGGGCGACTTCAACGGCACGTCCGTCCTCGCGTCCTTCGCCCTGACGGACGGCTGCGAGATCTCCCGCTGGGACAGGGCCCGCGACCTGCTGGGGTCACCCGGGACGCTCTAG
- a CDS encoding 3-methyladenine DNA glycosylase codes for MHAGLLTRLPEAEWQDREREHQERVARFSRPYLERRSRGEKHPVEDFLFTYYNQKPGQLLRWHPGAGVVLTGPAAAERGGWKYYTADDGVRVDVGQFARERRDALDFARLILGRTAARPAQFGCFGLHEWAMAYRSSVNGVRHEYLELRLGAGGTDAVVDSSRIRCTHFDAFRFYTPEAVPLNEHAPTRETQRDLEQPGCLHANMDLYKWAYKLTPLLPSDLVMDCFELSWRIRTMDMRASPYDLDAWGYTPIRIETPEGKAEYVRLQRGFAEESQALRGTLLQHLEQALALV; via the coding sequence ATGCACGCCGGCCTCCTGACCCGCCTCCCCGAGGCCGAATGGCAGGATCGGGAGCGGGAGCACCAGGAGCGGGTGGCCCGCTTCTCCCGGCCCTACCTGGAGCGGCGGTCGCGCGGGGAGAAGCACCCCGTGGAGGACTTCCTCTTCACCTACTACAACCAGAAGCCGGGCCAGCTCCTGCGCTGGCACCCCGGCGCCGGTGTCGTCCTCACGGGGCCCGCCGCGGCCGAGCGCGGCGGCTGGAAGTACTACACGGCCGACGACGGCGTCCGCGTGGACGTCGGGCAGTTCGCCCGCGAGCGCCGCGACGCCCTCGACTTCGCCCGACTGATCCTCGGCCGCACCGCGGCGCGGCCCGCGCAGTTCGGCTGCTTCGGGCTGCACGAGTGGGCCATGGCCTACCGGTCGTCCGTCAACGGCGTGCGGCACGAGTACCTCGAGCTGCGCCTCGGTGCGGGCGGCACGGACGCCGTCGTCGACTCCTCCCGCATCCGCTGCACGCACTTCGACGCCTTCCGCTTCTACACCCCGGAAGCCGTCCCCCTCAACGAGCACGCCCCCACCCGCGAGACCCAGCGCGACCTCGAGCAGCCCGGCTGCCTCCACGCGAACATGGACCTGTACAAGTGGGCGTACAAGCTCACGCCCCTGCTGCCGAGCGATCTCGTCATGGACTGCTTCGAGCTGTCCTGGCGCATCCGCACCATGGACATGCGCGCCTCGCCGTACGACCTCGACGCATGGGGCTACACGCCGATCAGGATCGAGACGCCCGAGGGCAAGGCGGAGTACGTACGCCTGCAGCGCGGCTTCGCCGAGGAGTCGCAGGCGCTCCGGGGGACGCTCCTCCAGCATCTCGAGCAGGCGCTGGCCCTCGTCTGA
- a CDS encoding S8 family peptidase, which produces MTQRRKAGQGRSTLRTATAIVLGLPLLVTSTAVAPAAFAAPAPATSVTPQKAPAKELDPAQYPDGKYIVVLADKPVATYEGGVEGIAPTKPQQGAKLDAAAENVQQYSEFLETKQQEVAAEKNVEIDRTYTAALNGFAADLSTDQAVDLAKSDKVLFVAPDVENAPDYSSIDFLGLNGNKGIWKSQFGGEKNAGAGTVVGVIDTGYAPDNPFFAGSPVKPLKGNSKPKVGEPYLNAAGEIAMLKSDGSTFVGDCQVGEDFDGSLCNSKVISARYFADTFLASVPEADRAPQEVLSPVDIDNHGTHTASTAAGNAGVTQTVDGRNFGVSSGVAPAAKISVYKTCWEDNDPDTGGCYSSAAISAINQAILDGVDVLNYSISGSTTTTTDPVSLAFLSATSAGIFVAASAGNSGPTPSTVNHGAPWMTTVAASTFNYELQGTAEFSDGSKYRGASIMRTGVPASPVVIAANVAAPGAVSPNLCGPNTLDPAKIAGKIVVCDRGVVDRTAKSAEVKRGGGVGMILVNLVDSSTDTDQHVIPTVHVNAPEALELKAKVAANPSITVALQPTDTTGKPLPPTPQVAGFSSRGPLLATDSDLLKPDVTAPGVAVLAGVSTVGSNGAQFGFLSGTSMASPHVAGLGALVLSRNPTWSPATVKSAMMTTATPLKTATGGVETDVLAVGAGHINPASVLSPGLVYDQSADDYLRFIEGTGVKLGIPGIQPVAARDTNVPSFALGNLTGRTEVTRTVTALTPGLYRATANVPGVKVTVTPSILNFSAAGETRTFKVSFENQSAPFGKFAAGSLTWAGQGKTVTSPVAVRPQAVNAPAEAAFTSAGPDGSGTFEVTSGTNTPIRMTLQGLAKADSSAINLVPGGLVNGNDASNAVKDVTVPAGSPVAKFSVLSSDPAADFDMFLVTPGGTVTQVATSDASETITLENPAPGNYRIIANLYASTGNAPTAGTIDAAILTGAEKNATLTPNPLALANGTKGSVTLAWTGLAAGSYVGRVTYEGSSAVTYVTVVVGGNGAAAVQPAAQPSAELPTVSPADKLVTGPRESTTPTGGK; this is translated from the coding sequence ATGACACAACGGAGAAAAGCCGGGCAGGGGCGCAGCACCCTGCGCACTGCCACGGCTATCGTTCTGGGTCTGCCGCTGCTGGTGACATCGACGGCCGTGGCGCCGGCTGCTTTCGCAGCGCCCGCTCCGGCCACCTCGGTGACCCCCCAGAAGGCGCCGGCCAAGGAGCTGGACCCCGCGCAGTACCCGGACGGCAAGTACATCGTCGTGCTCGCCGACAAGCCGGTCGCCACCTACGAGGGTGGCGTCGAAGGCATTGCACCGACCAAGCCGCAGCAGGGCGCGAAGCTCGACGCCGCCGCTGAGAACGTGCAGCAGTACTCCGAGTTCCTCGAGACCAAGCAGCAGGAGGTGGCCGCCGAGAAGAACGTCGAGATCGACCGCACCTACACGGCCGCGCTCAACGGCTTCGCCGCCGACCTCAGCACCGACCAGGCCGTGGACCTCGCCAAGAGCGACAAGGTCCTGTTCGTGGCACCGGACGTCGAGAACGCCCCGGACTACTCGAGCATCGACTTCCTCGGGCTCAACGGCAACAAGGGCATCTGGAAGAGCCAGTTCGGCGGCGAGAAGAACGCCGGTGCGGGCACCGTGGTCGGCGTCATCGACACCGGCTACGCCCCCGACAACCCCTTCTTCGCCGGCAGCCCCGTCAAGCCGCTCAAGGGCAACTCCAAGCCCAAGGTGGGCGAGCCCTACCTCAACGCGGCCGGCGAGATCGCCATGCTGAAGTCGGACGGCAGCACCTTCGTCGGTGACTGCCAGGTCGGCGAGGACTTCGACGGCAGCCTCTGCAACTCCAAGGTCATCTCGGCACGCTACTTCGCCGACACGTTCCTCGCGAGCGTCCCCGAAGCGGACCGCGCACCCCAGGAAGTCCTCTCCCCCGTGGACATCGACAACCACGGCACGCACACCGCCAGCACGGCCGCCGGCAACGCGGGCGTCACGCAGACCGTCGACGGCCGCAACTTCGGTGTCTCCTCGGGTGTGGCCCCGGCCGCCAAGATCTCCGTCTACAAGACCTGCTGGGAGGACAACGACCCCGACACCGGTGGCTGCTACTCCTCCGCCGCGATCTCGGCCATCAATCAGGCCATCCTCGATGGCGTGGACGTCCTCAACTACTCCATCTCGGGCAGCACGACGACGACGACCGACCCCGTGTCCCTCGCCTTCCTCTCGGCCACGTCCGCGGGCATCTTCGTCGCCGCATCCGCCGGCAACTCCGGCCCCACCCCCAGCACGGTCAACCACGGCGCTCCCTGGATGACCACGGTCGCCGCGAGCACGTTCAACTACGAACTGCAGGGCACGGCCGAGTTCTCCGACGGCTCCAAGTACCGCGGCGCCTCGATCATGCGCACCGGCGTCCCGGCCAGCCCGGTCGTCATCGCCGCGAACGTCGCAGCCCCGGGCGCCGTCAGCCCCAACCTCTGCGGACCCAACACCCTGGATCCCGCGAAGATCGCCGGCAAGATCGTGGTCTGCGACCGCGGCGTCGTCGACCGCACCGCCAAGAGCGCCGAGGTCAAGCGCGGCGGCGGCGTGGGCATGATCCTCGTGAACCTGGTCGACTCCTCCACGGACACCGACCAGCACGTCATCCCCACGGTGCACGTCAACGCTCCCGAGGCCCTCGAGCTCAAGGCGAAGGTGGCGGCCAACCCGTCGATCACGGTCGCCCTGCAGCCCACGGACACCACGGGCAAGCCGCTGCCTCCCACCCCGCAGGTCGCCGGGTTCTCCTCGCGCGGCCCGCTGCTCGCCACCGATTCCGATCTCCTGAAGCCGGATGTCACGGCTCCCGGCGTGGCCGTCCTCGCGGGCGTCTCCACGGTGGGCTCCAACGGCGCGCAGTTCGGCTTCCTGTCCGGGACCTCCATGGCCTCGCCCCACGTCGCCGGTCTCGGCGCACTCGTGCTGAGCAGGAACCCCACCTGGTCGCCGGCGACCGTGAAGTCCGCCATGATGACCACCGCCACCCCGCTGAAGACCGCCACCGGCGGCGTCGAGACCGACGTCCTCGCCGTGGGCGCCGGCCACATCAACCCGGCCTCCGTCCTCAGCCCGGGGCTCGTGTACGACCAGAGCGCCGATGACTACCTGCGCTTCATCGAGGGCACCGGTGTGAAGCTGGGCATCCCGGGCATCCAGCCCGTCGCCGCCAGGGACACCAACGTGCCGTCGTTCGCGCTCGGGAACCTCACCGGTCGCACCGAGGTGACCCGCACGGTCACCGCGCTCACGCCGGGCCTCTACCGCGCCACCGCCAACGTCCCCGGAGTGAAGGTCACGGTCACGCCGTCGATCCTCAACTTCAGCGCCGCCGGCGAGACGCGCACGTTCAAGGTCTCCTTCGAGAACCAGAGCGCACCGTTCGGCAAGTTCGCCGCCGGTTCGCTCACCTGGGCCGGCCAGGGCAAGACCGTCACCTCACCGGTGGCCGTCCGTCCCCAGGCCGTCAACGCTCCCGCCGAGGCGGCCTTCACCTCCGCCGGCCCCGACGGCAGCGGGACGTTCGAGGTCACCTCGGGGACGAACACCCCGATCAGGATGACACTGCAGGGTCTCGCCAAGGCGGACTCCTCGGCCATCAACCTGGTGCCCGGTGGCCTCGTCAACGGGAACGACGCCTCCAACGCCGTCAAGGACGTCACCGTCCCCGCCGGCTCCCCGGTCGCGAAGTTCTCCGTCCTCTCCAGTGACCCTGCCGCCGACTTCGACATGTTCCTCGTCACGCCGGGCGGTACCGTCACCCAGGTGGCGACGTCGGACGCGAGCGAGACCATCACGCTCGAGAACCCGGCGCCGGGCAACTACCGGATCATCGCCAACCTGTACGCCAGCACCGGCAACGCGCCGACCGCCGGTACCATCGACGCGGCGATCCTGACGGGCGCGGAGAAGAACGCGACCCTGACGCCCAACCCGCTCGCCCTGGCGAACGGCACCAAGGGTTCCGTGACCCTCGCCTGGACCGGCCTCGCCGCCGGCTCCTACGTGGGCCGCGTGACCTACGAGGGTTCCTCGGCCGTGACCTACGTGACGGTCGTCGTCGGCGGGAACGGCGCGGCTGCGGTCCAGCCCGCCGCTCAGCCCTCGGCCGAGCTCCCCACCGTCAGCCCGGCGGACAAGCTCGTCACCGGTCCCCGCGAGTCGACCACTCCGACCGGCGGCAAGTAG
- a CDS encoding aspartate kinase, translating to MSLIVQKFGGSSVADAEGIKRVARRVVDTQAAGHRVVVVVSAMGDSTDELLDLAAQVGPTSDAREMDMLLSAGERISMALLAMAIHGAGASAQSFTGSQAGMITDAIHGKARIIDVSPHRILTAIEKGDIAIVAGFQGMSRESNDITTLGRGGSDTTAVALAAALHADVCEIYTDVDGVYTADPRVVPSAQKIDTISSEEMLEMAASGAKILHLRCVEYARRFGVPLHVRSSFSHNEGTWVLPSPDDQIKIQEGEPLEQPIISGVAHDRSEAKVTVVGVPDIPGKAAEIFGIVAGANTNIDMIVQNVSTHGSGRTDISFTLPIVDGAEALAALGAAQDRVGFETVEYNEKIGKLSLIGAGMRSNPGVSYRFFRALSDAGVNIDMISTSEIRISVVTGADLLDDAVRAVHAAFELDGDATATVYAGSGR from the coding sequence ATGAGCCTCATAGTCCAGAAATTCGGCGGATCGTCCGTAGCCGACGCCGAGGGCATCAAGCGGGTCGCGCGGCGCGTCGTGGACACGCAGGCCGCGGGCCACCGCGTGGTGGTCGTCGTCTCCGCCATGGGCGACAGCACCGACGAGCTGCTCGACCTCGCCGCCCAGGTCGGTCCGACGTCGGACGCCCGCGAGATGGACATGCTGCTGAGCGCGGGCGAGCGCATCTCCATGGCACTGCTCGCCATGGCCATCCACGGTGCCGGCGCCTCCGCCCAGTCCTTCACCGGCAGCCAGGCCGGCATGATCACGGATGCGATCCACGGCAAGGCCCGCATCATCGACGTCTCGCCCCACCGCATCCTGACCGCCATCGAGAAGGGCGACATCGCGATCGTCGCCGGGTTCCAGGGCATGAGCCGCGAGAGCAACGACATCACCACCCTCGGCCGCGGCGGGTCCGACACCACCGCCGTCGCGCTGGCCGCAGCCCTCCACGCCGACGTCTGCGAGATCTACACCGACGTCGACGGTGTCTACACCGCTGACCCGCGCGTCGTCCCGTCCGCGCAGAAGATCGACACCATCTCGAGCGAGGAGATGCTGGAGATGGCCGCCTCGGGTGCGAAGATCCTGCACCTGCGCTGCGTCGAGTACGCGCGGCGCTTCGGGGTGCCCCTCCACGTCCGCTCCTCCTTCAGCCACAACGAGGGCACCTGGGTGCTGCCCAGCCCCGACGACCAGATCAAGATTCAAGAGGGAGAACCCTTGGAACAGCCCATCATCTCCGGTGTAGCCCACGACCGCTCGGAAGCGAAGGTCACCGTCGTCGGCGTGCCCGACATCCCCGGCAAGGCGGCGGAGATCTTCGGGATCGTCGCGGGCGCCAACACCAACATCGACATGATCGTCCAGAACGTCTCGACCCACGGCTCGGGCCGCACGGACATCTCGTTCACCCTGCCGATCGTCGACGGCGCCGAGGCGCTCGCCGCGCTCGGTGCCGCGCAGGACCGCGTGGGCTTCGAGACGGTGGAGTACAACGAGAAGATCGGGAAGCTCTCCCTGATCGGCGCGGGCATGCGCTCCAACCCCGGTGTCTCGTACCGGTTCTTCCGCGCCCTGTCCGACGCCGGCGTGAACATCGACATGATCTCGACGTCGGAGATCCGCATCTCCGTGGTCACCGGGGCGGACCTGCTCGACGACGCCGTCCGCGCCGTCCATGCCGCCTTCGAGCTCGACGGGGACGCCACCGCCACCGTCTACGCCGGGTCGGGCCGCTAG
- a CDS encoding ABC transporter ATP-binding protein, protein MTDEFGGIVVEGVARSFGSVQAIRDIDFVAPPGEVTALIGPNGSGKTTLMLIMASLLAPDLGTVRVAGFDPVTQPGEVRSRIGWMPDTLGVWESLTAVEVLKTVGALYGMSGADCARRADELLVTVNLTEFGRRPARVLSRGQQQRLSLARALVHDPQVLLLDEPASGLDPGSRVELRSLLRSLAAAGKTVVVSSHVLSELDEIADRAVFVSRGKSVKSQTLDEAGSQARRYYVQAQPMAALAEALQSYGVRFERRGDSRREEFLVQLGSTAEASWLLRTLVMADVVVTAFAPAGGALEETYMSLDTDRL, encoded by the coding sequence ATGACAGACGAATTTGGGGGAATCGTTGTCGAGGGGGTTGCCAGGAGCTTCGGCTCGGTGCAGGCGATCCGCGACATCGATTTCGTGGCTCCGCCCGGGGAGGTGACCGCTCTGATCGGTCCCAACGGCTCCGGCAAGACGACTCTGATGCTGATCATGGCGAGCCTGCTGGCGCCCGATCTCGGTACCGTGCGCGTGGCGGGTTTCGATCCCGTCACGCAGCCGGGGGAGGTGCGGAGCCGGATCGGCTGGATGCCGGACACGCTGGGTGTGTGGGAGTCCCTCACCGCCGTCGAGGTGCTGAAGACCGTCGGGGCGCTCTACGGCATGAGTGGAGCGGACTGTGCCCGGCGCGCCGACGAGCTGCTGGTCACCGTGAACCTCACCGAGTTCGGTCGGCGGCCGGCGCGCGTGCTCTCGAGGGGACAGCAGCAGCGCCTCAGTCTCGCCCGGGCCCTGGTCCACGACCCGCAGGTGCTGCTCCTCGACGAGCCCGCGTCCGGGCTCGACCCGGGATCGCGGGTGGAACTGCGGTCCCTCCTGCGCTCGCTGGCCGCCGCGGGCAAGACCGTCGTCGTGTCCAGCCACGTGCTGTCGGAGCTCGACGAGATCGCCGACCGCGCCGTCTTCGTCAGCCGCGGGAAGTCCGTCAAGAGCCAGACGCTCGACGAGGCCGGCAGCCAGGCGCGCCGCTACTACGTCCAGGCGCAGCCCATGGCGGCGCTCGCGGAGGCCCTGCAGAGCTACGGGGTCCGCTTCGAGCGGCGCGGGGACTCCCGGCGTGAGGAGTTCCTCGTCCAGCTCGGCAGTACGGCAGAAGCCTCCTGGTTGCTGCGCACCCTGGTGATGGCCGATGTCGTGGTCACCGCTTTCGCGCCCGCCGGAGGCGCCCTCGAAGAGACCTACATGAGCCTGGATACGGACCGACTATGA